A section of the Lineus longissimus chromosome 1, tnLinLong1.2, whole genome shotgun sequence genome encodes:
- the LOC135497972 gene encoding E3 ubiquitin-protein ligase CHIP-like, with the protein MPVDRFSQKFASKHPPPNGKPAMATSAVELKDQGNRFFAIRKYNDAVNCYSKAIMKNPNIATFFTNRALCYLKLRQWELAVQDCRRALDIDKTSVKGHFFQGQALSEVGMYDEAIVCLKRANDLAKDQKLNFGDDIAGALRLAKKKRWNLIEEKRIQQEIALQSYLNKLIKEDRTRQIEAVKEVAGDLDVSEQIDSIEEDSEIRMKGLNDLFAQVDERRRVRDVPDYLCGKISFELLHEPVITPSGITYEKRDIEEHLQRVGHFDPVTRADLTQENLIPNLCMKEVIDNFLEENPWAEDY; encoded by the exons ATGCCAGTTGACAGATTTTCGCAGAAATTTGCCTCCAAACATCCCCCTCCCAACGGAAAACCGGCCATGGCCACGAGTGCAGTTGAGCTCAAAGACCAGGGCAATCGGTTTTTTGCCATTCGAAAATATAATGACGCTGTCAATTGCTACAGCAAAGCCATA atgaAAAACCCAAACATTGCCACATTCTTCACAAACCGAGCCCTGTGTTATTTAAAGTTGCGCCAATGGGAGTTGGCAGTGCAGGACTGTCGCCGGGCATTAGACATTGACAAAACCTCTGTCAAAGGACACTTTTTTCAAGGCCAAGCGCTCTCGGAGGTTGGGATGTATGATGAGGCTATTGTGTGCCTTAAAAGGG CCAATGACCTTGCGAAGGatcaaaaattaaattttgGGGACGACATTGCCGGTGCACTTCGATTGGCTAAAAAGAAAAGGTGGAATTTGATAGAAGAAAAACGAATACAACAGGAGATAGCTTTGCAATCTTACCtgaataaattaatcaaagaagaCAGGACAAg GCAAATTGAGGCTGTGAAAGAAGTTGCTGGTGACCTGGATGTTTCTGAACAAATAGATAGCATAGAAGAAGACAGT GAAATACGGATGAAAGGATTAAATGATCTATTTGCTCAAGTTGATGAAAGAAGAAGA GTACGAGACGTGCCAGATTATCTGTGTGGAAAAATCAGTTTTGAACTTTTACATGAACCTGTGATAACACCGAGTGGAATAACATACGAGAAGAGAGACATAGAAGAGCATTTACAA AGAGTTGGACATTTTGACCCCGTGACAAGAGCAGACCTTACCCAAGAAAATTTAATACCAAACTTATGTATGAAGGAAGTGATTGACAATTTCCTTGAGGAAAATCCATGGGCAGAAGACTATTGA